The Bacteriovorax sp. PP10 nucleotide sequence AGTAACCATTAAAATCTGTGATTATCGCGATGAGATAGGTACCTATGATCACATTGTCTCGATTGAGATGATTGAAGCTGTTGGCGAAGAATACTGGGAGCAATATTTCGACATGATTGAGGCCAAACTTCGTCCTGGCGGGAAAGCAATGCTGCAATCAATTTATATTGTGGATGATTTATTTGATAACTATAGAAAATCAACAGACTTCATCCAACAGTACATTTTCCCTGGGGGAATGGTACTAGCTCCGCAGGTTTTCGAGAAGTATTCAGTAAAAAACAACTTAGAGATTAAGGACTTTTATAAGTTCGGATTAGATTACGCTCAAACACTTAATTTATGGAGAAAAGAATTTAAAGAGAAGTATGAACAGGTAAAACAAATCGGTTTTGACGACGCTTTTTTAAAGATATGGGACTTTTATTACATTTACTGTGAAGCAGGCTTTTTATCACGCAGGATTGATGTGGCACAGATCGTGCTTGAGAAAAGATAAGAAAATCTCAAGGGGGTTTGCTGTGAGTCTATGTAATTGTTGTTTTTGTCACAGATTTCAATAAAAAAGGAAGGTACTGACATGTTTCCAATCAACGTTGTAGAAAAAGAAACCAACATAAGTAAATATTTACTTAGAATGTGGGAACGCCGTTATTCTTTCCCAAGACCTGAGCGCGATCAAAAAGGCGAAAGAGTCTACACGAGCGACGACATTGAAAAATTAAAGCTGGTAAAGAAGCTGATGGAAGAAGGTTATAGACCTTCAAAAATCATCGATCAGGCACTTCCAGAACTGCGTGAGTTATCCAAGTCATTTGCGGCCAATAAAACCGCTCCAGAGGCCGATATTGTGGTCCTGGTGACGAGTTCTGATCTTGAAGAAGACGTCATTCGTGCCCTGGGAAATCATCAGGTTAGAAAGATCATTGTGATCAACGGCCAGGATGATATTCAAAAGTTAAATTTACATTAAGGAAGTCGATACTCTTTGACTGAAATTAGGGGACAAGGTAACTTGTCCCTAATTTTGGAGGGTATTATGAAAACTTTAATTGCAACTGCATTGATGATTCTTTCGATTTCTTCTTTTGGTGCTGAACTTGGATCTGTGGATTCTTTTTTATCGGTTCTTCCAGTAGGTAGCTACTTAGGACATGACGATAAAGGCGTTGAGTGCGTAGTGAATGTTAATGAAGTTAACTTTCCTGCAAAAGCACTTTTAGTTTCAGCAACTAATGACAAAAATAAAACTACAAAAGTAATTAAAGACGGGTCTGAATTTGTTTTCAGAGCTTATAAGCAAGAGTTTATTCAGACTGATCGTTATTATGTTGATGCTTCTAGAAACGCTTATGTTGAGAAGATTGTGAGAACGGTTAATGCTGGTATAAATCGTTTGTATGTTGTGGTGTCGAGTGAAGTGACGATTAATAGAGATCGCAGTGTTGAAACTGTTGAATGTGTTGTTAATCCTAAATAGTTCTTCAAATAAAATTTTTAAGATTTAAAATGCAGCTTAGGCTGCATTTTTTTTGTCCATTTATCATTTTTTGATCTCCATCTATATTTCATATTTTAAAATCCAATACTTAAAGACTAAGCCCATCTAGGCTCCGTGCTATTTCTTAGTTGATATTGACTTGTACGTAAAAAATACGTACTTTGAGGTGTGGCTTGGAAATTATCTACACAAAAAAAGCTGTAAAAAACATTGAGAAATTACCAAAGCATATCCAAGCAAAAATGTTTTTTTGGCTAGATTTAATAGATGATGTGGGGCCAGTTATGTCCCGCAAGTATCCAGGCTTTAATGATGAAGCTCTTCATGGAAAAAGAAAGGGGCAGCGATCTGTCAGACTATCAAAAGGGTACAGATTATTTTATCAAGAGCTGCCGTGTGAGTATGCAGTCCTTATTGAAATATTAGAGGTAAATAAACATGACTATTAAAAAACCGAATTTAGGATTGGCATT carries:
- a CDS encoding MerR family transcriptional regulator — its product is MFPINVVEKETNISKYLLRMWERRYSFPRPERDQKGERVYTSDDIEKLKLVKKLMEEGYRPSKIIDQALPELRELSKSFAANKTAPEADIVVLVTSSDLEEDVIRALGNHQVRKIIVINGQDDIQKLNLH
- a CDS encoding type II toxin-antitoxin system mRNA interferase toxin, RelE/StbE family; translated protein: MEIIYTKKAVKNIEKLPKHIQAKMFFWLDLIDDVGPVMSRKYPGFNDEALHGKRKGQRSVRLSKGYRLFYQELPCEYAVLIEILEVNKHDY